The DNA window acccactcatcagatattctaccgctaaacaacagtgcgtattgttgtgttccggtttgaagggtgagtgagccagtgtaactacaggcacaagggacatagcatcttagttcccaaggttggtggcgcattgacaatgtaaggattagttaatatttcttacagcgtcattgtctatgggtgatggtgatcactaaGCATtgggtggcctatatgctcgtcccccaagctattccataaaataaaaaataacccatattgtatattaaaagtatCCAACTATTTTTCAGGCGatgataaaaagataaaaatatggGATTTAGCTGCATGTACATGTGTACATGAATACAGGGGGCACCATGGAAAAGTAACTGCACTAGATTGGTCTGCCGTTGGAAAACCTAGCTTATCTAACAGAATTTCTACAGACCCCAATGATTCAAATGCTGATAATTCTATATTATGTTCTGCTGGCATGGATGGAGTAGTAAAAGTTGTATGGGacacaaacattaaaaataagtaagtcacatatatttattttatttgaatttagtcAATTGATTtccaatatatgtattattatcattacaggCAAGTATCAAGCCAAGATATTTCAACTTCTACATATAATACTAAATGCTCATATTTGGTTGATGTGCAAGTACACCCAGACTGGATGGTAGCAATAGGAACTAAGAGATGATACGctgaaaaataaatgatcttttatcataatttaatgttttttattttatatgcaagtctacacattatataaatgttaacatGATTGAATATctgaataaatgatttatttttgctGAACACTTAAACTATCTTTCCTACTAAACTCGGTACTCAAGATCTTGCCACACACTAGTTTACCGTTATAATACCATAAGATATATATGGCACTTCATGCATTTGATAAGATTATCATTTGTCAGCATTTGAGTTTTATGAGTTTATACCATTTAAGTCTTAGAGAAGAATGTATTATGCAATATTAAACACATCATTAGATTTATAtcaaaactttgtttttttatttggaaaatatatcactatttgtttgaaataattgtGTTGATAGGTAATTAAAAAGAtagatttaaaagatttattttttaatattatcgagagaaaatatcaaaatattcttaatttgacATAAGTATATCATAACAAGCTCAtgattaaatattgaacaaaaaataaacctaCTTCTTCTTAAAAAATTGGGCAAGTGTAGCTTGTTTGCCTTTTTGTGGAGgggatattttctttttagtCATTATTACATCACTTTTCTTGTCTTTTGGTGATATTTCTTTCTTCTctactttaatttctttaacATTTTGTTTGACATTTTTGTCATCCTCATTTTCAGAATAACTTTCATAAATCTCTTCTTTGACGGTATGTACATACCCCTCATCATCTATATAAGTTTTATCTACAACTTTTCTTCTTTTCTTAGGATTTACAATACctgatgttatttttatactattagcAGATGGCGTTGGAGGAATCTCATCATCAGATTCACTTTTGATTTCTTCTTTGACTGCAAAGGGGTCCGCCTCCTCATCACTGTCACTATCTGAAACATGCAATACCCTTTTTCTTTTCCTACCATTGGCTGTTGATTTCTTTGTATGagttagaattttatttttcttttgaggGATGGATTCCTCTTTATCAGATGTTTTAGTCTTGAGTATTTGATTTTCAACATCCATTTCTGTTTTTTCTTCATCTTTAagttgaatattttcttttgctGCCTTGGGTTTTTGTTCCGGttcttttataacttttttattaactcCATTAGATTTACTGAAAAATCCAGCTATTCCTTTTTGAGTTTTATGGTTATTATTTTGCTTGTTGTTAGGTTCTTTGGTTGGAGAAACAACTTCTGTTTTAATTTTGGATTTTGAATTTTCAGTGACAATTGGAGCTATCTTGTTTTCTAATTGAGTATTTTTGACCACACTTTTAGATTCtgttttgattttcttttgagGAACTGATTCTAACCCGCCATTTGTTACTGTTTGTCGGCTGTTTTCTTTTAAGCCTCCGATTTCATCTATTGTCATTTTATTGCATTCACTGCTCTTAATCAAGCCAGCGCATAGATTGAAGTCATCAAATTTACATACTAATAAATAAGCAGCATGATCAGTGCGTGGAGAACCTTTGTTAACACTGTATACGTGTTCATAAAATACAATCTTAAATGAtgtttttaggttttttaaatCATCCTCAGTACATACAGTTGTCCTCGCTTTGCTATCCTCTGTTAAACctgatacaatataatttacgtTGAGCTTGATATCTGGATATTCTTTTGGAATTTTTCTTACAAAAAGGTGTAACaattgtttacttttatttatatgaatacacaAATCTCTACTCAGTGAAATGTATGTGACGATCTTTTCTTCAtctaatatcatattttttaacgtatttaaattagtttctaAGGATTCGTCTAAATccattattatgtatgtattataaaaccgaacccttcaattattatttattataaaggaatGTTGACGGTTTCTAATACTTTTGACTTTTTACTTTAGGCGcacttttttaagttttaacatGTCTACTGACAGCTGACAATCAAATGTGAAATGACCCACAGattaagaaaaaagaaacattatttaagCAACTCAGTTATCCTACTCAggtaacttatataattttagtcaaGGTCCGATGTAGGGCCATTAAGGATAAGTCACATATCGCTGACTCTTCATTTATTTTCGGCCTACGTCGTAGTCTGTAGGGCCAAGTCAGATTAATACATCTCATCatgttttacaaaaatacaCAATGTTTTTCGTAATAGAGTAGACACTTATATGGCACAACAATTATAATGAATTTGTGGCCTATTCATGGGACGGTTTTTCGGCTGGTTTTTTTCTTTTCCTTTCGATTTCAAATAATAGCGTTTATTGAAcggtataaaaacaaaacaacgaaGTTTATGTCAGGAAATTACAGATTGCCATTTTACACgtgatatgattaaaaaaattgataagtTCTTCTATCttactaaacaaaataatatcatttaaattaacgttttaTTGACCAATCTCAAATAGTAAAAGTGGCCATTATTTTGAACACGCAGTACCGTAATATTGACATAGGCAGCTTAAGAAACTGGCAGCATTGTTTACGATTGTCACGCACACACGAATCGcaagacatattttttatgtacaatattaaCATCTGAcgaataatatttgtatcttgtttttaatgaatgttatatatataattttatagaatcattatcatttttacttttaatgtgtaagattaatgttaaaataatcgaCCTGAAGTATTAAACACAACGTTACAAGTGAGTGAAACCTTCTCATAAGGCGAGTCTATTTTGGTTGCCATTACATCATTTATACCTATATAAGTGATCTCAGTTGTTTTATTTGCAGTATACCTAGTTTTCAATTGATCTATTTTTTTACGACTCAACAGAAAGAAGCACTAttagtattttttcaaattagaaGGGAAAAATGCCCGGGTAAGAACTAAGAATTAAAACGGGAGTGGTCCTATTAAATGGACTTTTGCTTCCTACACACGCTTACCTCATTTGGAAAGATAACATTGCCTCATTACTCAATACTGGTATTAACTATGATTCATATATCAATGTCAATCGTTATACCTAAACTATAACATGTTAACCCTTCAACCTAATTTCATAATCCTACTTTGAATGTACTATAAACACAACCTAGTTGATGTAAactttttcatttacataaacaaacaaaacatcgAAACGagatcattataattttttttgttaatgacttataaaataaaatactgcaAATACTAATCCTTATGAAAATTCATGGCACAATTCTGTCTGTCTTCATCactgttgtattttaatttaaatatttcagcaatataatattttagtaaacatatatcaCTCACAAATTGCTTGagaactgtaataaaaaaaattgtagtataGCTTACAAATTTACATATCTGAGCAATCCTTagaatttatgaatatttcctGAAAACATTTTTcctcatttaattttaagtaatcttTATCCTGTGTCACTGTAGTTTATAGGAGTAATTCAGTAACATAGTTACCATTTGGTATTAAgttgtgaattatttttatgtttcagaATTGCGAATATGTCTTTAGATAATATGTTTTGCACCCGCTGTGGGGATGGGTTTGAACCAAATGAGAAGATTGTCAACTCTAATGGTGAACTTTGGCATACTGGTTGTTTTGTGTAAGTGGTTTTATATTATCATGTAATTGATTATCTTTTGATATGTAAAGTATAAGAGCAACAATTTTTGTTACTATACCAACACTGTTTGTAAGTTTGCAGCATCAAAATAGTTTGCTCTCTgctgtaaagattttttaaatagagattGAAGCtgcattttaaaaaaacagtctAAGAGTTTTGCcatcaattaaatgtaaatgtaatgagttgattattttttaaaagttacctcAATAATTATGAGTCCCAGTGTTTAattatctaaacatataataaaattggagtatctgtttgtaatattaaaatatcaattgcaGATGTGCACAATGTTTCCGTGTATTTCCGGAAGGCGTTTTTTACGAGTTTGAAGGACGAAAATATTGCGAACGAGATTTCCAAGTGCTATTTGCACCTTGTTGTGGAAAATGCCGTAAGTTTTTACAATATTGTATGTGAAGTGGTAACTTTATCTAAATTATCctgttatttattaactttcgTAAACTTTTTATATCTTGTTCTTTTTagctttaaatatttgatgcagtaattatatttttatattttaagaaagtcTAATTAGAGGTTTTATTTAAGGTGAATTTGTGATTGGTCGTGTGATTAAGGCAATGAACTCAAACTGGCATCCAGCTTGTTTCCAATGTGAGGAATGTAATATTGAGCTGGCAGATGCTGGTTTCATAAAGCATGCCGGCCGTGCTCTCTGCCATGCTTGTAATGCTCGTATTAAAGCAGATGGCCTGCAAAATTATATATGCCACAAGTGCCAGTaagtttaactttatattattcactaaaattaatatactcTGAGTTGGCCATACAGAAGTTACTTACTAATGGTGAATTAAGTGTAGTATATTTTGCTTTATATTGATAGACGCTTTGGAATAATgcttgaattattataaaataaaaaattattaagtgaGCTTGGTATCTATTCAAACtggtatgtaatatttttagcgGTGTAATTGATGGGGAGCCTCTGCGTTACCGCGGTGAGGTGTATCACGGCTACCATTTCTCTTGCGCTACTTGCGGCGTGGAACTCGATCACACCGCTCGTGAGGTCAAGAACAGACCGGGATATGCTGCTAATGATGTCGTGagtttttaacatatatagatagatagaacaAACAAAAACTTTCAGGctcaaattgaatattattaatatttcctatGTAGTTACGTAtcgtatacgtatatattagttgaagagtcgagatggcccagcggttagaacacgtgcatcttaaccgatgattgcgggttcaaacccaggcaagcaccgcttattcatgtgcttaatttgtctttataattcatctcgtgctcagcggtgaaggaaaacatcgtgaggaaacctgcatgtgacaaatttcatagaaattctgccacatgtgtattccaccaacccgcattggaacagtgtggtggaaaatgttccaaaccttctcctcaaagggagaagaggcctttagcccagcagtgggaatttacaggctgttgttgttgttgtatgtagtTACTTATCAATAttctatacatgtatataattactgtaaatgTTATGTACAGTGTTGTTAAGATATTGCTAAACCAAATGGTTATTCTTGTGTACATTTTGGTTCATTGCTgtaaaagaaaatgttaaaaaggtaattttgtgtaaaatagatatgtcattttcatttaacaacaaATCTTTAAGTTAgagtacaaatattaatttaagtaattataattttaatatgaaatgactTCTGGATTCCATAAAACtctaacttttaaaattgtatacatatctttaactctaaaaaaaaaataaagtatgacTTCTGTAAAATTAAGAAGGTGATtcgattgttattatttttattttttcagaataacCTCTTCTGTCTTCGTTGCCATGATAAAATGGGTATCCCCATATGTGGGGCTTGTCGTCGTCCTATAGAGGAAAGAATTGTTACTGCTTTGGGCAAACATTGGCATGTTGAGGTAAAAATGCTAAAAACTTTACGTTACTTTAATTACCTTTgtgttgaatatttttgtttttatattaatattctatattttttagcaTTTCGTGTGCGCCAAATGTGAAAAGCCATTCCATGGTCATCGTCACTATGAGAAGAAAGGTTTGGCATACTGTGAACAACATTATCATCAGTTATTCGGCAACCTTTGTTATGTCTGCAATCAAGTT is part of the Vanessa cardui chromosome 14, ilVanCard2.1, whole genome shotgun sequence genome and encodes:
- the LOC124535059 gene encoding DNA polymerase delta subunit 3, with the protein product MDLDESLETNLNTLKNMILDEEKIVTYISLSRDLCIHINKSKQLLHLFVRKIPKEYPDIKLNVNYIVSGLTEDSKARTTVCTEDDLKNLKTSFKIVFYEHVYSVNKGSPRTDHAAYLLVCKFDDFNLCAGLIKSSECNKMTIDEIGGLKENSRQTVTNGGLESVPQKKIKTESKSVVKNTQLENKIAPIVTENSKSKIKTEVVSPTKEPNNKQNNNHKTQKGIAGFFSKSNGVNKKVIKEPEQKPKAAKENIQLKDEEKTEMDVENQILKTKTSDKEESIPQKKNKILTHTKKSTANGRKRKRVLHVSDSDSDEEADPFAVKEEIKSESDDEIPPTPSANSIKITSGIVNPKKRRKVVDKTYIDDEGYVHTVKEEIYESYSENEDDKNVKQNVKEIKVEKKEISPKDKKSDVIMTKKKISPPQKGKQATLAQFFKKK
- the LOC124535060 gene encoding LIM and senescent cell antigen-like-containing domain protein 1 isoform X1; translated protein: MPGIANMSLDNMFCTRCGDGFEPNEKIVNSNGELWHTGCFVCAQCFRVFPEGVFYEFEGRKYCERDFQVLFAPCCGKCREFVIGRVIKAMNSNWHPACFQCEECNIELADAGFIKHAGRALCHACNARIKADGLQNYICHKCHGVIDGEPLRYRGEVYHGYHFSCATCGVELDHTAREVKNRPGYAANDVNNLFCLRCHDKMGIPICGACRRPIEERIVTALGKHWHVEHFVCAKCEKPFHGHRHYEKKGLAYCEQHYHQLFGNLCYVCNQVIAGDVFTALNKAWCVHHFACAVCDTALSTRSKFYEYDERPACRRCYERLPAELRRRLRRAHHYTLRR
- the LOC124535060 gene encoding LIM and senescent cell antigen-like-containing domain protein 2 isoform X2; its protein translation is MSLDNMFCTRCGDGFEPNEKIVNSNGELWHTGCFVCAQCFRVFPEGVFYEFEGRKYCERDFQVLFAPCCGKCREFVIGRVIKAMNSNWHPACFQCEECNIELADAGFIKHAGRALCHACNARIKADGLQNYICHKCHGVIDGEPLRYRGEVYHGYHFSCATCGVELDHTAREVKNRPGYAANDVNNLFCLRCHDKMGIPICGACRRPIEERIVTALGKHWHVEHFVCAKCEKPFHGHRHYEKKGLAYCEQHYHQLFGNLCYVCNQVIAGDVFTALNKAWCVHHFACAVCDTALSTRSKFYEYDERPACRRCYERLPAELRRRLRRAHHYTLRR